One window of the bacterium genome contains the following:
- a CDS encoding T9SS type A sorting domain-containing protein, with translation MRKYIILVSITILSLSSAFAELRLADINSSGFSAIYNSPEYSIEEIAPCHSSFKLAGAGMISHPGNPELPVFTEYILLAPNCRPTIEWEITSSETLFADPPAPSQYPVHENGEAGGPPVPESRIYQLSSVWPESFINLESVGSARGIPFGTLTLLPVSYDFSINAYIIVLRARLFVDLGGCLQALEDRLASKPYLAMLTEIALNGNAMPSPLSADPGEYLIICPDTCWDAVADLVQHKESRGHRVEAIRLSEIGSPITADAIYSYIQSEYETHNPAPTFVILVGDKEMNDGTEVPDFGYSFYNSDHGYSLLDGEDFFSDVFLGRMPVDNLLEFRVLIEKIKRFESSPTASGSDWMQRGMVVSTYDHAVTPVWNVLWVRQLLLDHGFSVVDSFFENGSYVPPASEISAKINAGVSYVDYRGWAGSDGWWEPAYYRSDIVALTNTAYPVITSIVCGTGDFGSTWTDPCFGEAWIRAGSVSNPRGAVAFFGTSDHDSHTRYNNPMNSGFYKGLFDHNLPHLGQCVWLAEAECYRLHPFEHDEVEQYFMTYGPLGDPGLMMYHGWTPELEISHSDIVLGADVDISITSDGTALPEALVCLYRIASSEKTFAYTDFTGRVRLVVPGAGAGTIRLTVVSPFHVSYSEDFSVIGTPNLSVASFEFDDASGDSDGLIDPGESGMLSVEIRNNGPLARHIETYLWCDHEGIEVTSNFDSLERLWGGEERTVTFQIIADGLASGGGPARMNLLCDTREGGAMLQFNMPIETSAFLLDSIIIDDLGDSDGILDPGETAQARLVIRHSGSLDPSPILFKVFSYSGWVDVAGDSVALNSLSGGIGETVEFTLSASPNAFKGTVINLSVLRVTERGLAPFGEIQLALGEAETSDPTGPDGWGYFAYDDTDISSGHAPTSSFEDISSTGTFRSIDDDEIFTLDLPFDFIFYGELFDTLTICSNGWAAPGVQPYFMLDFYNTPIPAPNGPWGTLAPFWDDLEPIVGPGGIYYEYLASEGKYIVQWEQMQHARIDGMNNTFQIIIFDPEVNPSRSGDSPIEFRYSGSIEDVDSNEEYSTVGIESPSHVFGLEYQFGLRSDAGAAFLTDGRIIRFTTDCGAALIFGYVMLELGHPEGAEITTSGGHRTTPNSDCYYRYTEIEPGENIFTCSAPGHFAQAETVTAISDESIELDFMLSAVPIPEFISISKEDGSGNITLNWSSVSPSPTSYKLLKFLSPGSTPEAIESPDTVFIDTDVVEGRKYWYRIVSMYENGESFASAPDSGWLVLLTGIDEISTPDFIGLSITPNPFNSSLCIRSEAPGNKELVIFDLLGRRVKSMNMSADTRQVFWTGDDENSMNLPSGVYFIELKNENHHFKTKAVLIK, from the coding sequence ATGAGGAAATATATTATTCTGGTCAGTATAACGATTTTATCGCTGAGTTCGGCCTTTGCCGAGCTTCGATTGGCCGATATAAATTCAAGCGGTTTTTCCGCGATCTATAATTCTCCCGAATACTCCATTGAAGAAATAGCGCCTTGCCATTCGAGTTTTAAACTCGCGGGCGCAGGTATGATCTCTCATCCGGGCAATCCCGAACTTCCGGTGTTCACCGAATATATTCTACTTGCACCTAACTGCCGTCCAACTATTGAATGGGAAATTACTTCTTCTGAGACTCTTTTTGCGGATCCTCCAGCTCCATCACAATATCCAGTTCATGAGAATGGCGAGGCAGGAGGCCCGCCTGTTCCCGAATCGAGGATTTATCAATTATCTTCTGTATGGCCGGAGAGCTTTATTAACCTTGAATCTGTGGGTTCTGCGCGCGGAATTCCGTTTGGAACCTTAACTCTTTTGCCAGTTAGTTACGACTTTTCAATCAACGCCTATATTATTGTTCTAAGGGCGCGTTTGTTTGTCGATTTAGGTGGCTGCCTACAAGCACTGGAGGATAGGCTTGCTAGCAAGCCCTATTTGGCGATGCTTACCGAAATTGCTTTAAACGGGAATGCAATGCCATCGCCACTTTCCGCCGATCCGGGGGAATATCTTATTATTTGCCCCGATACATGCTGGGATGCTGTCGCCGATCTCGTTCAACATAAAGAATCTCGCGGGCACAGAGTCGAGGCAATAAGGTTATCTGAGATTGGTTCACCCATAACCGCCGATGCAATTTACTCTTACATTCAATCCGAATATGAAACGCATAATCCTGCACCTACTTTTGTAATTCTTGTAGGAGACAAGGAAATGAATGATGGGACAGAAGTCCCAGATTTCGGTTACTCATTTTACAATTCTGATCATGGATATTCACTCCTCGACGGCGAGGATTTCTTTAGCGATGTTTTTCTTGGTCGAATGCCGGTAGATAATCTTCTTGAATTTCGCGTTCTTATTGAAAAAATAAAGAGATTCGAGAGTTCTCCTACAGCAAGCGGTTCTGATTGGATGCAACGCGGTATGGTTGTTTCGACATATGACCACGCTGTTACGCCGGTGTGGAACGTTCTTTGGGTTAGACAGCTTCTCTTAGATCACGGTTTTTCGGTTGTTGATAGCTTTTTTGAGAATGGAAGTTATGTTCCACCGGCTTCGGAGATATCTGCCAAAATCAACGCTGGTGTTTCGTATGTCGACTATCGCGGCTGGGCTGGTTCCGATGGTTGGTGGGAGCCTGCTTATTATCGTTCGGATATTGTAGCTTTGACAAACACGGCTTATCCTGTCATTACCAGCATCGTTTGCGGAACCGGTGATTTCGGTTCAACTTGGACCGATCCTTGTTTCGGAGAAGCATGGATAAGGGCCGGAAGTGTGAGTAATCCACGAGGCGCTGTGGCTTTTTTTGGGACAAGTGACCACGATAGCCACACTCGATATAACAACCCCATGAATAGTGGTTTTTATAAGGGCCTTTTTGATCATAATCTCCCTCACCTGGGACAGTGTGTATGGCTCGCTGAGGCCGAATGTTATAGGCTTCACCCTTTCGAACACGATGAAGTCGAGCAATATTTCATGACTTACGGGCCACTCGGTGACCCTGGGCTTATGATGTATCACGGCTGGACACCGGAGCTAGAAATCTCGCACTCGGATATAGTTTTGGGTGCGGATGTGGACATAAGTATTACCTCAGACGGCACGGCTCTACCGGAAGCCTTGGTATGTCTTTATCGGATTGCTTCAAGCGAAAAGACTTTTGCTTACACAGATTTTACCGGTAGGGTGCGTTTAGTTGTTCCCGGTGCTGGCGCAGGAACTATCCGCTTAACGGTCGTTTCACCTTTCCATGTATCGTATAGTGAGGATTTCTCAGTCATTGGCACGCCGAATTTGAGTGTTGCTTCCTTTGAATTCGATGACGCCTCCGGAGATTCGGATGGCTTGATAGATCCGGGCGAATCTGGGATGCTTTCCGTGGAGATCCGCAATAATGGCCCTCTGGCTAGACATATCGAAACATATCTTTGGTGTGATCACGAAGGAATCGAAGTAACATCTAACTTCGATTCCCTCGAGCGTCTTTGGGGTGGCGAAGAACGCACTGTTACTTTTCAGATAATTGCCGATGGCCTCGCTTCGGGCGGTGGTCCTGCTCGTATGAATTTGCTTTGCGACACGCGCGAGGGTGGAGCGATGCTACAATTCAATATGCCTATCGAGACTTCCGCGTTCCTGCTCGATTCGATAATCATCGATGACCTGGGTGATAGTGATGGCATACTCGATCCTGGAGAAACAGCACAAGCACGGCTTGTTATTCGTCATAGCGGCTCGCTCGATCCTTCGCCAATTTTGTTTAAGGTGTTTTCATATTCGGGTTGGGTGGATGTCGCGGGAGATTCTGTAGCATTAAATTCGTTGTCGGGCGGAATTGGCGAAACTGTAGAGTTCACGCTTTCGGCATCACCGAATGCATTCAAGGGCACAGTGATCAATTTAAGTGTTCTCAGGGTAACAGAGAGGGGTTTAGCGCCTTTCGGGGAAATACAGCTTGCTCTGGGCGAAGCTGAAACCTCGGACCCAACTGGTCCCGATGGATGGGGATATTTTGCTTATGATGACACCGATATTTCCTCGGGCCATGCGCCAACATCCTCTTTTGAGGATATTTCATCTACCGGCACTTTCCGCAGTATTGATGATGATGAGATATTCACTCTCGATCTTCCCTTTGATTTTATTTTTTATGGCGAGTTATTCGATACTCTGACAATCTGTTCAAATGGCTGGGCTGCACCGGGTGTGCAACCTTATTTTATGCTTGATTTTTATAACACACCTATTCCCGCTCCAAACGGACCTTGGGGAACTTTAGCTCCTTTCTGGGATGATTTAGAGCCGATTGTTGGCCCCGGAGGAATATATTACGAGTATCTCGCGTCTGAAGGCAAATACATAGTGCAGTGGGAGCAAATGCAACACGCACGCATAGATGGTATGAACAACACTTTCCAGATAATCATCTTTGATCCTGAGGTAAATCCTTCGCGCTCTGGCGATTCACCTATTGAATTCAGGTATAGTGGAAGTATCGAGGATGTCGATTCTAATGAGGAGTATTCGACGGTGGGCATTGAATCACCCAGCCATGTTTTCGGTCTCGAATACCAATTCGGGCTTCGTTCGGATGCTGGCGCGGCTTTTCTCACAGACGGCAGGATTATTCGTTTCACCACTGACTGCGGTGCCGCTCTAATTTTCGGTTATGTTATGCTCGAGTTAGGTCATCCCGAAGGCGCTGAAATAACAACATCGGGGGGTCATCGAACGACACCGAACTCTGACTGCTATTATCGATATACTGAGATCGAGCCGGGTGAGAATATATTCACCTGTTCGGCACCGGGACACTTCGCCCAAGCCGAAACTGTTACAGCAATATCAGATGAATCTATAGAACTTGATTTTATGCTATCGGCGGTTCCTATACCAGAATTTATATCTATCAGTAAAGAGGACGGCTCGGGGAATATCACACTGAACTGGTCTTCGGTTTCACCTTCTCCCACAAGCTATAAGCTTCTGAAATTCCTCTCTCCGGGTAGCACTCCCGAGGCAATTGAATCGCCAGACACTGTGTTTATTGACACAGACGTCGTCGAGGGCAGGAAGTATTGGTATCGTATTGTCTCAATGTATGAAAACGGTGAAAGTTTTGCCAGCGCTCCCGATTCCGGCTGGTTGGTTCTTTTAACCGGTATCGATGAGATTTCGACACCGGATTTTATTGGGCTTTCTATTACGCCCAATCCGTTTAATTCATCTCTTTGTATTCGCTCTGAGGCTCCCGGAAACAAAGAGCTTGTAATCTTTGATTTACTCGGTCGAAGGGTTAAATCAATGAATATGAGCGCCGATACAAGACAAGTTTTCTGGACAGGTGATGATGAGAATTCGATGAATTTGCCTTCAGGAGTGTATTTTATCGAACTCAAGAATGAGAATCACCATTTCAAGACCAAAGCAGTTTTGATTAAGTAG
- the eno gene encoding phosphopyruvate hydratase: protein MNEPIIVGVWSREILESRGNPTLEVEIELESGATGWAAVPSGASTGIHEAVELRDGDKSRYRGLGVLKAVENVNEIIGPAIMDLDATDQLGIDKLMIDLDGTPNKSRLGANAILGVSMALARAASDHTGLPLYQYIGTINNRILPIPMLNVINGGAHADNNLDIQEFMILPAGPRKFSESLRVASETFYALKKILRDKGLVTAVGDEGGIAPSLASNQEALDYLMKAIEAAGYTPGDDIWFSLDCAASEFYNADEGIYQFKAGNQRFDSDALIDFYAKLVKDYPIVSIEDPLAEDDWEGWHNMTAALGDKIQIVGDDIFVTNVTRIERGIEEKSANSSLIKLNQIGSVTETLDAINLALNSGWGAVISHRSGETEDTFMADLAVATGAGQIKSGSICRGERIAKYNRLLRIEEELEGVCSFPEASRFFPRLKKK, encoded by the coding sequence ATGAACGAACCAATTATTGTCGGAGTATGGAGTAGAGAGATACTCGAGAGCCGGGGCAATCCCACGCTCGAAGTCGAGATCGAACTCGAATCCGGCGCAACCGGTTGGGCCGCAGTGCCCAGTGGTGCATCGACAGGAATACACGAAGCTGTGGAGCTTCGCGATGGAGATAAATCCCGATACAGAGGGTTGGGAGTTCTTAAAGCGGTGGAGAATGTTAACGAGATAATCGGGCCGGCTATTATGGACCTCGATGCTACCGATCAGCTAGGTATCGATAAATTAATGATAGATCTCGATGGCACACCAAACAAAAGTCGGTTAGGTGCTAATGCAATTCTTGGCGTCTCTATGGCGTTAGCGCGCGCGGCCTCTGACCACACTGGCCTTCCGTTGTATCAATACATCGGCACAATAAACAATCGCATATTACCAATTCCGATGCTCAATGTTATTAACGGTGGCGCGCACGCGGATAATAACCTCGACATTCAAGAATTCATGATACTTCCCGCAGGACCTCGCAAGTTCAGTGAGTCCCTGAGGGTTGCTAGTGAAACATTTTATGCGTTAAAGAAAATTCTCCGAGACAAGGGCCTCGTCACTGCAGTTGGAGATGAAGGCGGTATTGCCCCGAGTCTTGCCTCTAATCAGGAAGCACTCGATTATCTTATGAAAGCTATCGAAGCCGCAGGTTACACACCCGGTGACGACATTTGGTTCAGCCTCGATTGTGCAGCAAGTGAGTTTTACAACGCCGACGAGGGTATTTATCAGTTTAAAGCAGGAAATCAACGCTTTGATTCAGATGCTCTTATCGATTTCTATGCCAAGTTGGTCAAGGATTATCCGATTGTCAGTATTGAGGATCCACTGGCCGAAGACGACTGGGAAGGTTGGCATAACATGACTGCAGCTCTCGGCGATAAAATACAGATTGTCGGAGACGACATCTTCGTTACCAATGTCACGCGAATCGAGCGTGGGATCGAGGAAAAATCCGCCAACTCTAGCCTAATAAAACTCAATCAGATAGGTTCGGTTACCGAGACACTCGATGCAATAAATCTTGCGCTAAACTCCGGCTGGGGAGCGGTTATTTCACACCGTAGCGGCGAAACCGAGGATACTTTCATGGCCGATCTTGCAGTTGCCACCGGAGCCGGGCAAATAAAATCGGGAAGCATTTGCAGAGGAGAACGTATTGCAAAATATAATAGGCTACTCAGAATCGAGGAAGAGCTTGAGGGAGTTTGTTCCTTCCCCGAAGCTTCGAGGTTTTTCCCGAGGCTTAAAAAGAAATAA
- a CDS encoding septum formation initiator family protein, with translation MPERTPKSDVDNQNRFLRLSDENRKKMWKGAQTTLFILIAMIMILLLFGGDFGLISIYKYQRYEKQIAKQIGAEKARQDSLKQALMDLNANDEFKERLAREKLRMLKDGEIIYRFEPQEIE, from the coding sequence ATGCCCGAACGCACTCCAAAATCGGATGTAGATAATCAAAACCGTTTTTTACGCCTTAGCGATGAAAATCGAAAAAAAATGTGGAAAGGCGCTCAAACAACCCTTTTCATATTAATCGCGATGATCATGATTCTTTTACTTTTCGGCGGCGATTTCGGGTTAATCTCGATCTATAAATACCAACGATATGAGAAACAAATCGCCAAACAGATTGGAGCCGAAAAAGCGCGGCAAGACTCATTAAAACAGGCGCTTATGGACCTTAACGCTAATGATGAGTTTAAAGAAAGATTGGCACGCGAAAAACTTCGTATGCTGAAAGATGGTGAAATTATTTATCGTTTCGAACCACAAGAGATTGAATAA
- the glnA gene encoding type I glutamate--ammonia ligase, whose translation MFYSVEEALNYIEEDNISIIDVRFVDLLGRWHHVSLTSERAACFFSEGIPFDSSSIPGFRGVNCGDMNLMPDIGSAFLDPFTEARTLVFICSVVEADTGEGIPEDPRSVLFRAESLLKKKLGAESLWLPELEFYLFDKASFKTTESFCFFQFENIEADSRENSYIHPPSGGYHSMSPSDKDFDLRSEIVLLAEKAGIPIRYHHHEVGRFGQQEIEMLPSPPVKAADSVMKLKYLIRMAALDRGMVATFMPRPLYNEPGNGMHFHQYLTKDGGSLFWDEKGLYSHFSDIGKAYIAGVLEHSSSIVGLTNPTTNSYRRLVSGFEAPAKKFYGLANRSAAIRIPKYDDKPACKRFEFRPPDATCNPYLAVAAQLLAGLDGIMKKLDPTALGYGPFDDNIDTWSESKKKSLKDIPATLDLALKALKSDRKYLTQDSVFSDSILNRHIEFASKNAEDVAKYPNPREMELYFDL comes from the coding sequence ATGTTTTATTCGGTTGAAGAAGCCCTGAATTATATAGAGGAAGATAATATTTCTATTATCGATGTTCGTTTTGTGGATTTATTAGGGCGTTGGCACCATGTTTCGCTTACGTCTGAGCGCGCCGCTTGTTTTTTCTCGGAGGGGATACCATTCGATAGTTCTAGTATTCCTGGTTTTCGGGGAGTAAACTGTGGCGACATGAATCTTATGCCCGATATAGGCTCGGCCTTTTTAGACCCTTTCACTGAAGCTCGCACACTGGTTTTTATTTGTTCAGTTGTCGAAGCCGATACAGGTGAAGGCATACCCGAAGACCCACGAAGTGTTCTTTTTCGTGCGGAATCTTTATTGAAAAAGAAACTTGGTGCTGAGTCTTTATGGCTTCCTGAACTCGAATTTTATCTTTTTGATAAGGCTTCGTTTAAGACCACAGAATCCTTTTGTTTTTTTCAATTCGAGAATATCGAAGCTGACAGTCGCGAAAATAGCTATATACATCCGCCATCTGGAGGGTATCACTCGATGTCTCCTTCGGACAAGGATTTCGATCTTCGTAGCGAAATCGTTCTTTTAGCGGAAAAAGCAGGAATTCCCATACGCTATCACCATCATGAAGTTGGTCGATTTGGTCAACAGGAAATAGAGATGTTGCCATCACCACCGGTTAAAGCAGCTGACAGTGTAATGAAGCTCAAATATTTAATTCGTATGGCCGCACTCGACCGCGGCATGGTTGCGACTTTCATGCCGAGGCCTCTTTATAACGAACCCGGCAATGGTATGCATTTTCATCAATACTTGACAAAAGACGGCGGCAGCCTTTTTTGGGATGAGAAAGGGTTATATTCACACTTCTCTGATATTGGAAAGGCTTATATAGCTGGTGTTCTGGAACATTCTTCTTCTATAGTAGGGCTAACAAATCCAACAACGAATAGCTATCGCCGTCTTGTTTCGGGTTTCGAAGCGCCTGCCAAAAAGTTTTATGGTCTTGCGAATAGAAGTGCTGCTATAAGAATTCCGAAATACGATGACAAACCAGCTTGTAAACGGTTTGAGTTTCGTCCTCCGGATGCAACATGCAATCCTTATTTAGCAGTGGCTGCCCAGCTTCTTGCCGGTCTCGATGGTATTATGAAAAAACTCGATCCCACTGCTCTAGGTTACGGTCCTTTCGACGACAATATTGACACGTGGTCTGAATCCAAGAAAAAGAGTCTTAAAGATATCCCTGCTACCCTCGATTTGGCTTTAAAAGCACTTAAAAGCGACCGCAAATATCTTACACAAGATAGTGTATTTTCGGATTCCATCTTAAATAGACATATTGAATTTGCTTCTAAAAATGCCGAGGATGTGGCTAAATATCCGAATCCTCGTGAGATGGAGCTTTATTTCGACCTTTAA
- a CDS encoding helix-turn-helix domain-containing protein, with product MRATMKTLGFSDGEVDLYLRLLDMGEATISEALKKIDISRPHAYTLMKILLNKGLVAEVSGKPSRFRVLPPEESFLNLSVKRLQVLEEDKKHVEEGMSIIKARAQSLYKNIDFPSEADVEFMILKGYRHVTEWMTRYYSQTRNTFKVMTCLPSIVDLMMEKPGALDKLTEKKTFPTNMLAAEEMLNDEGFKAYLRKQISKGIAKLRVVPQVPMKMTIYDRFASIIVLNLNLAPEDFIVILVRNKDLIEYFDMTYNLLWEKGRIISEADLK from the coding sequence ATGAGAGCAACAATGAAAACACTTGGTTTTAGCGATGGAGAGGTTGACCTATATCTAAGACTTCTAGATATGGGCGAAGCAACGATTTCCGAAGCGCTAAAGAAAATCGATATAAGCAGACCACATGCCTATACTCTTATGAAGATATTGCTTAATAAAGGTTTGGTAGCTGAGGTTTCGGGAAAACCCTCGAGGTTTAGGGTTCTTCCTCCGGAAGAATCTTTTCTGAATCTCAGTGTAAAAAGGCTTCAAGTTTTAGAGGAGGATAAGAAGCATGTCGAAGAGGGAATGTCGATTATCAAAGCCAGGGCGCAATCGCTTTATAAAAATATAGATTTTCCTTCAGAGGCAGATGTTGAGTTTATGATTTTGAAGGGATATCGCCATGTAACTGAGTGGATGACAAGATATTATTCACAAACTAGAAACACATTTAAGGTAATGACGTGTTTACCTTCTATTGTCGATCTTATGATGGAAAAGCCTGGTGCACTTGATAAATTAACCGAAAAAAAGACTTTCCCTACCAATATGCTTGCGGCCGAGGAGATGCTTAATGATGAAGGTTTTAAGGCTTATCTTCGGAAGCAGATTTCTAAAGGTATTGCTAAGCTGAGGGTTGTGCCACAGGTTCCCATGAAAATGACGATTTATGATCGTTTCGCCAGTATTATCGTTTTGAACCTCAATCTTGCTCCAGAGGATTTTATTGTAATTCTCGTTCGGAATAAAGACTTGATCGAATATTTCGATATGACTTATAATTTATTATGGGAGAAAGGTCGCATTATTAGCGAGGCTGACCTTAAATAA
- a CDS encoding response regulator: MAYRYSLEGKKVLLVARDSEENKNIAESYEIWGFELIVEPDEKKALKFLKNSKKSGNPVDIVVWDTTDSDSKPLEVAESLKKMHEDFIRVSVLITDSESYEEREKILNSGITFCLSKPVSPPELLDSSLDILGVEGYGRRESCGVDDESFKRILLVEDHYVNQRVVKSMLCEAGWAVEFANSGKNALVLWEYGDYDAILMDIGIPDLNGVEITRRIRENENSSGGHIPIVALTAHALPGDKERFLAAGMDEYISKPFNFEKLHRTLQKVMKT, translated from the coding sequence ATGGCTTATAGATATAGTTTAGAAGGAAAAAAAGTCCTCCTTGTTGCTCGCGACAGTGAAGAGAATAAAAATATAGCTGAGAGTTACGAGATATGGGGCTTCGAATTAATAGTCGAACCCGACGAAAAAAAGGCTCTTAAATTCCTAAAAAACTCAAAAAAAAGTGGTAATCCAGTCGATATAGTTGTTTGGGATACAACGGATAGTGATTCGAAACCTCTGGAGGTTGCCGAATCTCTTAAGAAAATGCACGAGGATTTTATTAGGGTATCTGTTCTTATCACCGATAGTGAAAGCTACGAAGAGAGAGAGAAGATTCTCAATAGCGGGATAACTTTTTGTCTTTCAAAACCGGTTTCGCCACCAGAATTACTCGACTCATCTCTGGATATACTTGGTGTCGAGGGCTATGGTCGCCGCGAGAGTTGCGGGGTTGATGATGAGTCTTTTAAGCGCATCTTACTTGTTGAGGATCACTATGTTAACCAACGAGTTGTGAAATCGATGTTATGCGAAGCTGGTTGGGCAGTCGAGTTCGCAAATAGCGGAAAAAACGCTCTTGTCCTCTGGGAATATGGCGATTACGATGCTATACTTATGGATATTGGTATCCCCGATCTCAATGGTGTAGAAATCACAAGAAGGATTCGCGAGAATGAGAATTCGAGCGGTGGGCATATACCGATTGTAGCACTTACTGCGCACGCTTTGCCCGGAGATAAAGAACGGTTTCTTGCCGCTGGGATGGACGAATATATCAGCAAACCCTTCAATTTCGAGAAGCTCCACAGGACTCTACAAAAAGTAATGAAAACTTGA